The Salvelinus namaycush isolate Seneca chromosome 13, SaNama_1.0, whole genome shotgun sequence genome includes a region encoding these proteins:
- the LOC120058116 gene encoding ADP-ribosylation factor-like protein 11: protein MGLALCRQSHSHTAKVVLVGLDGAGKSTLLHRLQRGELAHTTPTVGFNVGSLELDSGPVLTMWDIGGQGGMRAQWGDHMEECDALLFMVDGVDRVRIREARAALGQVLGDERVRGVPLMVLVNKMDLPEAMGLQEVTGGLGLEQCWDRDWEVQGCSTHNGLGLQEALDSLATLIRKR, encoded by the coding sequence ATGGGCCTGGCCCTGTGCAGACAGTCTCACAGCCACACGGCCAAAGTGGTTCTAGTGGGCCTGGACGGGGCGGGGAAGTCCACCCTTCTCCACCGCCTTCAGAGGGGCGAGCTGGCGCACACCACCCCCACCGTAGGCTTCAACGTGGGCTCGCTGGAGCTGGACTCTGGCCCGGTGCTGACCATGTGGGACATAGGGGGCCAGGGGGGCATGCGCGCCCAGTGGGGAGACCACATGGAGGAATGCGATGCCCTGCTGTTTATGGTGGACGGGGTAGACCGGGTACGGATCAGGGAGGCAAGGGCGGCGTTGGGGCAAGTGCTGGGGGATGAGAGGGTGAGGGGAGTCCCTCTAATGGTGCTGGTTAATAAGATGGACCTCCCAGAGGCGATGGGGCTCCAGGAGGTGACGGGTGGGCTGGGGCTGGAGCAGTGCTGGGACAGAGACTGGGAGGTGCAGGGGTGCAGCACTCACAACGGGCTGGGGCTCCAAGAGGCCCTGGACTCTCTGGCCACACTGATCAGAAAACGCTGA